A window of the Gemmatirosa kalamazoonensis genome harbors these coding sequences:
- a CDS encoding MlaD family protein, which produces MKRGTFITWEHVRVVAVVFVALAVLLFGGYKLAKAANLLGKKYELIAFVPSANGLRVGGAVTVAGQLVGSVSSIDFLPIDNDTTRNLRIVVQLDQKVQQQVRADSRARLRTQGLLGDRVFDISPGTMRASALRNRDTIVVAPTVEYETIIQQASGAVGDVVGLTHDLRGITGGIVKGEGTVGQLVTNRGLYDQLVGTLERTNRLLVGMQNPNGTIGRLMTDPALYNTLTRTTASLDTLVGQVSRSEGTVGKLLHDDSLYVRLVSITATADSVAKLMTRGNGLVPRLLNDQATYDNLNKALSDLNAILEDVRRNPQKYTKGLIKVF; this is translated from the coding sequence ATGAAACGCGGCACCTTCATCACCTGGGAGCATGTGCGAGTCGTGGCGGTGGTCTTCGTCGCGCTCGCGGTGCTGCTGTTCGGCGGCTACAAGCTCGCGAAGGCGGCGAACCTGCTCGGCAAGAAGTACGAGCTGATCGCGTTCGTGCCGAGCGCGAACGGCCTCCGCGTCGGCGGCGCGGTGACCGTCGCCGGGCAGCTCGTCGGCTCGGTGTCGTCGATCGACTTCCTGCCGATCGACAACGACACGACGCGCAACCTCCGCATCGTCGTGCAGCTCGACCAGAAGGTGCAGCAGCAGGTGCGCGCCGACTCGCGCGCGCGGCTGCGCACGCAGGGTCTGCTCGGCGACCGCGTGTTCGACATCTCGCCGGGCACCATGCGCGCGAGCGCGCTGCGCAATCGCGACACGATCGTCGTCGCGCCGACGGTGGAGTACGAGACGATCATCCAGCAGGCGTCCGGCGCGGTGGGCGACGTGGTGGGCCTCACGCACGACCTGCGCGGCATCACCGGCGGCATCGTGAAGGGCGAGGGCACCGTCGGCCAGCTCGTCACGAACCGCGGGCTGTACGACCAGCTCGTGGGCACGCTTGAGCGCACGAACCGGCTGCTCGTCGGGATGCAGAACCCGAACGGCACGATCGGCCGTCTCATGACCGACCCCGCGCTCTACAACACGCTCACGCGCACCACCGCGTCGCTCGACACGCTCGTCGGCCAGGTGTCGCGCTCGGAGGGCACGGTCGGCAAGCTGCTGCACGACGACTCGCTGTACGTGCGCCTCGTGAGCATCACCGCGACCGCCGATTCCGTCGCGAAGCTGATGACGCGTGGCAACGGCCTCGTTCCACGCCTGCTGAACGACCAGGCGACGTACGACAACCTCAACAAGGCCCTCTCCGACCTGAACGCGATCCTCGAGGACGTGCGCCGCAATCCGCAGAAGTACACGAAGGGTCTGATCAAGGTCTTCTAG
- a CDS encoding bifunctional heptose 7-phosphate kinase/heptose 1-phosphate adenyltransferase, whose amino-acid sequence MPSSLPRERLLALLSAAATQRVAIVGDAMLDVYLRGDVDRISPEAPVPVVRVRERKDALGGAANVAQNVAALGAGCALVAAVGGDVAGDRLREMLRAIGADPDAVVPVARPTTTKTRVLARSQQVVRFDEEDDSDLPASDVDRVLAAIGRAMEGATAVVLEDYNKGVLVPRVITETIRMAGERGLPVVVDPKYRNFFVYRGATVFKPNRRELEAALGAAVDLAHPEALPATLARLGVEHLLLTLGEQGMALISADGTTVRVPTTAREVYDVVGAGDTVTAYLAVMLGAGATAREAAIVANFAAGVEVAKLGAATVSPEEVVEAYDHYLSTQHGVHS is encoded by the coding sequence ATGCCGAGCTCCCTGCCCCGCGAGCGACTCCTCGCGCTGCTCTCCGCCGCCGCCACCCAGCGCGTCGCGATCGTCGGCGACGCCATGCTCGACGTGTATCTGCGCGGCGACGTGGACCGCATCTCGCCGGAGGCGCCGGTCCCGGTCGTGCGCGTGCGCGAGCGCAAGGACGCCCTCGGCGGCGCGGCCAACGTGGCGCAGAACGTCGCCGCGCTCGGCGCCGGGTGCGCGCTCGTCGCGGCGGTCGGCGGCGACGTGGCCGGCGACCGGCTGCGCGAGATGCTGCGGGCGATCGGCGCCGACCCGGACGCGGTCGTTCCCGTCGCGCGGCCGACGACGACGAAGACGCGCGTGCTCGCCCGGTCGCAGCAGGTGGTGCGCTTCGACGAGGAGGACGACAGCGATCTGCCCGCGTCGGACGTGGACCGTGTGCTGGCGGCGATCGGGCGCGCGATGGAGGGCGCGACGGCGGTGGTCCTCGAGGACTACAACAAGGGGGTCCTCGTGCCGCGCGTGATCACCGAGACGATCCGCATGGCGGGCGAGCGCGGGCTGCCGGTCGTCGTCGACCCGAAGTACCGCAACTTCTTCGTGTACCGGGGCGCGACGGTGTTCAAGCCGAACCGCCGCGAGCTCGAGGCGGCGCTCGGTGCGGCGGTCGATCTCGCCCACCCCGAGGCGCTGCCCGCGACGCTCGCGCGGCTCGGCGTCGAGCACCTGCTGCTCACGCTCGGCGAGCAGGGGATGGCGCTCATCTCGGCCGACGGCACGACGGTGCGCGTGCCGACGACGGCGCGCGAGGTGTACGACGTGGTGGGCGCGGGCGACACGGTCACGGCGTATCTCGCGGTCATGCTCGGCGCCGGCGCGACGGCGCGCGAGGCGGCGATCGTGGCGAACTTCGCGGCCGGCGTGGAGGTGGCGAAGCTCGGCGCGGCGACCGTGAGCCCCGAGGAAGTCGTGGAGGCGTACGACCACTATCTCTCCACGCAACACGGCGTACATTCCTGA
- the dprA gene encoding DNA-processing protein DprA: MRSAESPAAPPQASALPTDAGEQRVPPSADRRAALALSLVDRVGPVTYRRWALADGGADASLARRVGVAQRERALDAADVALANAHRAGIALLLLGDADYPTSLTQLPDPPPALWALGDVALLAPERVRVGIVGTRSATTYGLRVAEALGRAASSAGVIVVSGMARGIDAATHEGALRERGGTIAVLGSGADVPYPRTERGLHARIVRDGLVLSELPPGTAPSAGAFPRRNRIVAAISRATVVVEAGPKSGALITAGVALDLGRDVGAVPGAVDVAQAAGSNALLRDGAAVIAEPRDLLALVGVEAGYVGRGPGLADEPPGMDDAGRRIWAALAEPARDLDELSARAHLDVRACAAAVGALEALGRLRTAFDGSIARG; encoded by the coding sequence ATGCGTTCCGCCGAGTCGCCGGCCGCCCCTCCGCAGGCCTCCGCGCTCCCGACCGACGCGGGCGAGCAGCGCGTCCCGCCGAGCGCGGACCGGCGCGCCGCGCTCGCGCTGTCGCTCGTCGACCGCGTCGGGCCGGTCACGTACCGCCGTTGGGCGCTCGCCGACGGCGGTGCGGATGCGAGCCTGGCGCGCCGCGTGGGTGTCGCGCAGCGCGAGCGCGCGCTCGATGCGGCCGACGTCGCGCTCGCGAACGCGCACCGAGCCGGCATCGCGCTGCTGCTGCTCGGCGACGCGGACTACCCGACGTCGCTCACGCAGCTCCCCGACCCGCCGCCGGCGCTCTGGGCGCTCGGCGACGTCGCGCTGCTCGCGCCCGAGCGCGTGCGCGTCGGCATCGTCGGCACGCGCTCGGCCACGACGTACGGGCTGCGGGTCGCCGAGGCGCTCGGCCGCGCCGCCTCGAGCGCCGGGGTGATCGTCGTGAGCGGGATGGCCCGCGGCATCGACGCGGCGACGCACGAGGGCGCGCTGCGCGAGCGCGGCGGGACCATCGCCGTGCTGGGCAGCGGCGCCGACGTTCCGTACCCGCGCACCGAGCGCGGCCTGCACGCGCGCATCGTCCGCGACGGGCTCGTGCTCTCCGAGCTGCCGCCGGGAACGGCGCCGTCGGCGGGCGCGTTTCCGCGCCGCAACCGCATCGTCGCCGCGATCTCGCGCGCGACGGTCGTGGTCGAAGCGGGCCCGAAGAGCGGCGCGCTGATCACCGCCGGCGTCGCGCTAGACCTCGGCCGCGACGTCGGCGCAGTGCCGGGCGCGGTGGACGTCGCGCAGGCCGCCGGCTCCAACGCGCTGCTTCGCGACGGCGCCGCCGTGATCGCCGAGCCGCGCGACCTGCTGGCGCTCGTCGGCGTCGAGGCGGGCTACGTGGGCCGTGGACCTGGTCTGGCCGACGAGCCGCCGGGCATGGACGACGCTGGCCGCCGCATCTGGGCCGCGCTCGCCGAGCCGGCCCGCGACCTCGACGAGCTCTCGGCACGCGCGCACCTCGACGTCCGGGCCTGCGCTGCCGCGGTCGGCGCGCTCGAGGCGCTCGGCCGGCTGCGCACGGCGTTCGACGGGTCGATCGCCCGCGGCTGA
- a CDS encoding ABC transporter ATP-binding protein, which translates to MTGPRDSDPTTTERPTDEALPETGDRRAADRRTPADVRARRAIRDELASGAAAEERPRAEDPGPAPGAVIELERVHLAFDDRVILEDVSFLAKKGETIVVVGESGTGKSTTLKLILRLLVPDSGRVYVGGEDITQLSFGDALRVRQKMGMVFQGAALFDSMSIFENVAYPLREHTDYDEDEIERRVRQKLQFVDLNPDEIMELLPSSLSGGMRKRVGIARAIANDPELMLYDEPTSGLDPLTTATITRLIIKLQRELGVTSIVVSHDIRSAFRMATFVALLAERHIRFFGSPEEMAASDDKYIQDFLGGF; encoded by the coding sequence GTGACCGGACCCCGCGACTCCGACCCGACGACGACCGAGCGCCCCACCGACGAGGCGTTGCCCGAGACCGGCGACCGCCGCGCCGCCGACCGCCGCACCCCTGCCGACGTCCGCGCGCGCCGGGCCATCCGCGACGAGCTCGCGAGCGGCGCCGCCGCCGAGGAGCGGCCGCGCGCGGAGGACCCGGGCCCCGCGCCGGGCGCGGTGATCGAGCTGGAGCGCGTGCACCTCGCGTTCGACGATCGCGTGATCCTCGAGGACGTGTCGTTCCTCGCGAAGAAGGGCGAGACGATCGTCGTCGTCGGCGAGTCGGGCACCGGAAAGTCCACCACGCTGAAGCTCATCCTGCGGCTCCTCGTCCCCGACTCCGGGCGCGTCTACGTCGGCGGCGAGGACATCACGCAGCTGTCGTTCGGCGACGCGCTCCGGGTGCGCCAGAAGATGGGAATGGTGTTCCAGGGCGCCGCGCTGTTCGACTCCATGAGCATCTTCGAGAACGTCGCGTACCCGCTGCGCGAGCACACCGATTACGACGAGGACGAGATCGAGCGGCGGGTCAGGCAGAAGCTCCAGTTCGTCGACCTGAACCCGGACGAGATCATGGAGCTGCTGCCGTCGTCGCTCTCCGGCGGCATGCGCAAGCGCGTCGGCATCGCGCGCGCGATCGCGAACGACCCGGAGCTGATGCTCTACGACGAGCCGACGTCGGGGCTCGACCCGCTCACGACGGCCACCATCACTCGGCTCATCATCAAGCTGCAGCGCGAGCTGGGCGTCACCAGCATCGTCGTGTCGCACGACATCCGCTCGGCGTTTCGCATGGCGACGTTCGTCGCGCTGCTCGCCGAGCGGCACATCCGCTTCTTCGGGTCGCCCGAGGAGATGGCGGCGAGCGACGACAAGTACATCCAGGACTTCCTTGGCGGCTTCTAG
- a CDS encoding asparaginase, with product MRTFHLDVVATRGGAVESRHRVHAAVVGDDRLVGVAGDPSLVTFWRSCAKPFQVMPLVASGGFDRAGWGDDQLAVACGSHGGEPEHVAIVHAMLRDLDLEEGDLACGPHDPLAPRGARLLRESGIRATRLHNNCSGKHAAMLARARTEGWSTEGYERDEHPVQRACTEEVARWTGVAPSSLLRAVDGCGVVVYGMSLEAMARAYSRLAGAVLRGDDVPSRVAHAMRTRPFLVGGTDRFDTVLMEETDGGVVAKIGAEGVHSVALLDRGIGVALKVEDGSPRAQFPAVLRLLQCLGALPHALPPRLAEFFDRPVRNTRGEIVGDVTLAS from the coding sequence ATGCGCACCTTCCACCTCGACGTCGTCGCCACGCGCGGTGGCGCGGTCGAGTCCAGGCACCGCGTGCACGCCGCGGTGGTCGGCGACGATCGGCTCGTCGGCGTCGCCGGCGATCCGTCGCTCGTCACGTTCTGGCGGTCGTGCGCGAAGCCGTTCCAGGTCATGCCGCTCGTCGCGAGCGGCGGCTTCGACCGCGCGGGGTGGGGCGACGACCAGCTCGCGGTCGCGTGCGGCTCGCACGGCGGGGAGCCGGAGCACGTCGCCATCGTGCACGCGATGCTGCGCGATCTCGATCTCGAGGAAGGCGACCTCGCCTGCGGGCCGCACGACCCGCTCGCGCCGCGCGGCGCGCGGCTGCTCCGCGAGTCCGGCATCCGCGCCACCCGGCTGCACAACAACTGCTCGGGCAAGCACGCCGCGATGCTCGCGCGCGCGCGCACCGAGGGGTGGTCGACCGAGGGCTACGAGCGCGACGAGCATCCCGTGCAGCGCGCCTGCACCGAGGAGGTCGCGCGGTGGACCGGCGTTGCGCCGTCGTCGCTGCTGCGCGCGGTCGACGGCTGCGGCGTCGTCGTCTACGGGATGTCGCTCGAGGCGATGGCGCGTGCGTACTCGCGCCTCGCCGGCGCCGTGCTGCGCGGCGACGACGTGCCGTCGCGCGTCGCGCACGCCATGCGCACGCGCCCGTTCCTCGTCGGCGGCACCGACCGCTTCGACACGGTGCTGATGGAGGAGACCGACGGCGGCGTGGTCGCGAAGATCGGCGCCGAGGGCGTGCACTCCGTCGCGCTGCTCGACCGCGGCATCGGCGTCGCCCTGAAGGTGGAGGACGGCTCCCCGCGCGCGCAGTTCCCGGCGGTGCTGCGGCTGCTGCAGTGCCTCGGCGCGCTGCCGCACGCGCTGCCGCCGCGGCTCGCGGAGTTCTTCGATCGGCCCGTGCGCAACACGCGGGGCGAGATCGTCGGCGACGTCACGCTCGCGTCGTGA
- the obgE gene encoding GTPase ObgE produces MFIDRVVVRVEAGTGGSGASSFRREKFVPMGGPDGGDGGRGGDVIVRADRNLGTLLDYTYRDSWKAERGDHGSGSNKSGRSGADVVLPVPPGTVLRDAETNEFLGEVVEHGQEIIVAKGGRGGRGNAKFATATHQAPREWEPGDEGEVRSLELELKLIADVGLVGQPNAGKSTLLSVISAARPKIADYPFTTIEPNLGVVQLSGHRTFVVADIPGIIEGAHEGKGLGLQFLRHIERTRVLAFLIPIDAMDWQAEYDQLRAEIGAYSEELATKPHCVVFTKLDLLGEEYVPPIEAPDAFATVAVSAAGRTGLDAMLAAWWTELLALRRSVERPTEDAELP; encoded by the coding sequence ATGTTCATCGATCGTGTCGTCGTGCGCGTGGAAGCGGGGACCGGCGGGTCGGGCGCGAGCTCGTTCCGGCGCGAGAAGTTCGTCCCCATGGGTGGTCCGGACGGCGGCGACGGTGGGCGCGGCGGCGACGTGATCGTGCGCGCCGACCGCAACCTCGGCACGCTGCTCGACTACACCTACCGCGACTCGTGGAAGGCGGAGCGCGGCGACCACGGCTCGGGCTCCAACAAGAGCGGCCGCTCGGGCGCCGACGTCGTGCTGCCCGTGCCGCCCGGTACGGTCCTGCGCGACGCGGAGACGAACGAGTTCCTCGGCGAGGTCGTCGAGCACGGCCAGGAGATCATCGTCGCGAAGGGCGGCCGCGGAGGACGCGGCAACGCGAAGTTCGCGACCGCGACGCACCAGGCGCCGCGGGAGTGGGAGCCGGGCGACGAGGGCGAGGTGCGGTCGCTGGAGCTCGAGCTCAAGCTCATCGCCGACGTCGGTCTCGTCGGGCAGCCTAACGCGGGCAAGTCGACGCTGCTGTCGGTGATCTCCGCCGCGCGGCCGAAGATCGCCGACTATCCATTCACGACGATCGAGCCGAACCTCGGCGTCGTGCAGCTCAGCGGGCATCGCACGTTCGTCGTCGCCGACATCCCGGGGATCATCGAGGGCGCGCACGAGGGGAAGGGGCTCGGCCTCCAGTTCCTGCGGCACATCGAGCGCACGCGCGTGCTCGCGTTCCTCATCCCGATCGACGCGATGGACTGGCAGGCGGAGTACGACCAGCTCCGCGCCGAGATCGGCGCGTACTCCGAGGAGCTCGCGACGAAGCCGCACTGCGTGGTGTTCACGAAGCTCGACCTGCTCGGCGAGGAGTACGTGCCGCCGATCGAGGCGCCCGACGCGTTCGCGACGGTGGCCGTGAGCGCCGCCGGCCGCACCGGGCTCGACGCGATGCTCGCCGCGTGGTGGACCGAGCTGCTCGCGCTGCGCCGATCGGTGGAGCGCCCGACGGAGGACGCGGAGCTGCCGTAG
- a CDS encoding MlaE family ABC transporter permease, with translation MNAAAKAKVAGVQSYLALVFNALRFIFARPFYAGDLVQQMDAMGVQSLGIVLLTGFFTGMVLALQSSVQLRTFGATQYIGSLVSASMVRELGPVLAGLMVAGRVGSGVAAQIGSMRVTEQIDALNTLGTDPIKKLVTPRVLAGVIMLPVLTVINDLVGILGGNLIARLYVGLPTSFYWQTVWEQLRGNGFTFGIVPNDFIQGLVKPIVFGGIIATTACYQGLATSGGTEGVGVATTRTVVTSSIAILVSDYFLTQILLSLLGT, from the coding sequence TTGAACGCCGCCGCCAAGGCCAAGGTCGCCGGCGTCCAGAGCTATCTCGCGCTCGTCTTCAACGCGCTGCGCTTCATCTTCGCCCGCCCGTTCTACGCCGGCGATCTGGTGCAGCAGATGGACGCGATGGGGGTCCAGTCGCTCGGCATCGTGCTGCTCACCGGGTTCTTCACCGGGATGGTGCTCGCGCTCCAGTCGTCCGTGCAGCTCCGCACGTTCGGCGCGACGCAGTACATCGGCAGCCTCGTCTCGGCGTCGATGGTGCGCGAGCTGGGTCCCGTGCTCGCGGGGCTCATGGTCGCCGGGCGCGTCGGCTCCGGCGTCGCCGCGCAGATCGGCTCCATGCGCGTCACCGAGCAGATCGACGCGCTGAACACCCTCGGCACCGATCCGATCAAGAAGCTCGTCACGCCGCGGGTGCTCGCGGGGGTCATCATGCTGCCCGTGCTGACGGTCATCAACGACCTCGTGGGCATCCTCGGCGGGAACCTCATCGCGCGGCTCTACGTCGGACTGCCGACGTCGTTCTACTGGCAGACGGTGTGGGAGCAGCTGCGCGGCAACGGGTTCACGTTCGGCATCGTCCCGAACGACTTCATCCAGGGACTCGTGAAGCCGATCGTGTTCGGCGGGATCATCGCCACGACGGCCTGCTACCAGGGGCTCGCGACGAGCGGCGGCACGGAGGGCGTCGGCGTCGCGACCACGCGCACCGTGGTGACGTCGAGCATCGCGATCCTGGTGTCGGACTACTTCCTCACGCAGATCCTGCTCTCGCTCCTCGGCACGTGA
- a CDS encoding carboxymuconolactone decarboxylase family protein, translating to MSDDSATPQWQDTTRDESAPEPGTASRIVAALDDDTRRLVRLSAVICTADEPELRTELLSATRVSDPETVEELILQSYLFAGLPRALNAMREWRRASGRKAPPRDEDAARDDTAAWRARGEVTCATVYGRFYERLRHNIAELHPALDEWMIVEGYGKVLARSALDLKRRELCIVAACAALRQERQLHSHLHGALNAGATRGELDATLAALRDVLPGRDVERAERLWRRVGGHLSARAQETD from the coding sequence GTGAGCGACGACTCGGCGACGCCGCAATGGCAGGACACCACGCGCGATGAATCGGCACCGGAGCCCGGCACCGCGTCGCGCATCGTGGCCGCGCTCGACGACGACACGCGCCGCCTGGTGCGGCTCAGCGCCGTGATCTGCACGGCCGACGAGCCCGAGCTCCGCACGGAGCTGCTGTCGGCGACGCGCGTCTCCGATCCCGAGACGGTGGAGGAGCTGATCCTGCAATCGTACCTGTTCGCCGGCCTGCCGCGCGCGCTGAACGCGATGCGCGAGTGGCGCCGAGCGTCCGGCCGCAAGGCGCCGCCGCGCGACGAGGATGCGGCACGCGACGACACCGCGGCGTGGCGCGCGCGCGGCGAGGTCACCTGCGCCACGGTGTATGGCCGCTTCTACGAGCGCCTGCGGCACAACATCGCCGAGCTGCATCCCGCGCTCGACGAGTGGATGATCGTGGAGGGGTACGGCAAGGTGCTCGCGCGGAGCGCGCTCGACCTGAAGCGTCGCGAGCTGTGCATCGTCGCCGCGTGCGCGGCGCTGCGGCAGGAGCGTCAGTTGCACTCGCACCTGCACGGCGCGCTGAACGCCGGCGCCACGCGTGGGGAGCTGGATGCGACGCTCGCCGCGCTGCGCGACGTGCTCCCGGGGCGCGACGTCGAACGCGCGGAGCGGCTGTGGAGGCGCGTCGGCGGCCACCTGAGCGCGCGCGCACAAGAAACCGACTAG